From the genome of Cololabis saira isolate AMF1-May2022 chromosome 4, fColSai1.1, whole genome shotgun sequence:
aactttaaaccatgatcagcaatattaaaataaaaaaaggcttgcaatattttagttgatttgtaatgaatccagaatgtatgacattttagtttttttatttgcattacagaaaattacGGAGCCcctttggtgacatttgaaaaaaataaaataatgcgtgggcacgcattaataactcatggccacgagttattaatgcgtggccatgcattattttatttttttcaaatgtcaaatgttattactacactcgccatgacaatactcttgctctttaatataaatagactataattaccgttattaatgatgaataaccatcccaccaaggaagttgcatccatTTGTTATAAtgtaggttataatgccatccacgagtaaaataatgtgtgggcacgagatacataatgcgtggccacgcattattttatttttttcaaatgccaGATGGGCTCcgtagaaaataaagaactttatcacaatattctaattttctgagacagtcctgtaatgtaacgcccccccccctctcagACGGGCTCTGCTCGGCGCTGGAACTGGCTCTGCGTGAAGGTAGTCCTGTTGATCCTGCTCAGGGGGTGACTGGCCTCCGCCTCGGCCCCCCCATCCACCTCCTCCCGGCCGGGCGGCTCCGTCCGCCTGGCCGCGGCCGCCACGGGGCAGCGGGTGGTGAGGAACGCCCCCCCGGCCAGCATCAGGGCGAAGGCCACCCAGCCCAGGTACAGCGCGGGCCCCCAGTCCCTCCGCAGCAGCAgggcggcccccgcggcccccccggcccccagCGGCTGGCCCGTGCTGTGGCAGGTCCAGGCCGTGGgcaccagcagcaggacgccCGCCACCACGAACAGGCTGCCGGAGCAGACCTTGACCTGGCCGCGCTGGGGGAACCACACGGCCCCCGCCAGCCCCAGGGCCGCGGCCACCGTCCCCACCGCCA
Proteins encoded in this window:
- the LOC133442455 gene encoding claudin-4-like, whose product is MCLTRTTPRPVGWPAGVGERKTRQPAAMQRQLELAALALATTGWMCSVLTRCLALWTVSGTLDNATATLPAYWDGVWLEWDHWDLAHDGSLHCSFYQALLSLSGSFRTWRALIMAAVAVGTVAAALGLAGAVWFPQRGQVKVCSGSLFVVAGVLLLVPTAWTCHSTGQPLGAGGAAGAALLLRRDWGPALYLGWVAFALMLAGGAFLTTRCPVAAAARRTEPPGREEVDGGAEAEASHPLSRINRTTFTQSQFQRRAEPV